In Pseudomonas hamedanensis, a single window of DNA contains:
- a CDS encoding NAD(P)/FAD-dependent oxidoreductase has translation MNIAIDTPLQSPTAQLAAWVERLGERLAQRDVDGTLELFAEECHWRDLLLFSWNLVTLEGKSAIRDLLETRLEQTRPERWKLGGEATLTDGVLEGWMSLETDAARGKGYVRLKDGLCWTLLTTMRELKGFEEPSGRRRPMGASHGQAHADKRNWLERRRDEEAALGLTTQPYCLIVGGGQGGLGLGARLKRLGVPTLIIDKAERPGDQWRGRYKSLCLHDPVWYDHMPYLPFPDHWPVFTPKDQIGDWLEMYCKVMELNYWPRTECLGARFDEQSARWRVDVLRNGERITLQPTQLILATGMSGVPNVPVYPGAEDFKGQQHHSSRHPGGDAWKGKRAVVIGANNSAHDICADLVENGTEVTMVQRSSTHIVRSDSLMELVFGGLYSEDALESGLTTDKADLLFASIPYKVMPQFHRPIFDAIKERDKEFYERLSRAGFMLDFGDDESGLFMKYVRRGSGYYIDVGASELIANGTIKLKSAPGLGVERIEADAVLLTDGSRLPADLIVYATGYGSMNGWAAKLISQEVADKVGRCWGLGSGTTNDPGPYEGELRNMWKPTQQQNLWFHGGNLHQSRHYSLYLALQLKARLEGLDTDVYRLAERHHLG, from the coding sequence ATGAACATCGCTATCGATACACCTTTGCAATCGCCAACGGCGCAACTCGCCGCCTGGGTCGAACGCCTCGGCGAGCGGCTCGCGCAACGAGATGTGGACGGCACGCTAGAGTTGTTCGCCGAGGAATGTCACTGGCGTGACTTGCTGCTGTTCAGCTGGAACCTCGTCACCCTGGAAGGAAAATCCGCGATCCGCGACCTGCTCGAAACACGCCTCGAGCAGACCCGGCCCGAGCGCTGGAAACTCGGAGGTGAAGCCACGCTCACCGACGGTGTGCTCGAAGGCTGGATGAGCCTGGAAACCGACGCGGCCCGCGGCAAAGGCTACGTGCGCCTGAAGGACGGTTTGTGCTGGACGCTGCTGACGACCATGCGCGAACTCAAGGGCTTCGAAGAACCCAGCGGGCGCCGCCGGCCGATGGGCGCCAGCCACGGCCAGGCCCACGCCGACAAACGCAACTGGCTGGAACGCCGTCGCGATGAAGAGGCAGCGCTGGGCCTCACCACGCAGCCGTACTGCCTGATCGTCGGCGGCGGCCAGGGCGGCCTCGGCCTCGGTGCACGGCTCAAGCGCCTGGGCGTGCCGACGCTGATCATCGACAAGGCCGAGCGTCCCGGCGATCAGTGGCGTGGTCGCTACAAATCGCTGTGCCTGCACGATCCGGTCTGGTACGACCACATGCCTTACCTGCCCTTTCCCGACCACTGGCCGGTGTTCACACCGAAAGACCAGATCGGCGACTGGCTGGAGATGTACTGCAAAGTCATGGAACTCAATTACTGGCCGCGCACTGAATGCCTCGGTGCCCGGTTCGATGAGCAAAGCGCTCGCTGGAGGGTCGACGTGCTGCGCAATGGCGAGCGGATCACCCTGCAACCGACGCAGCTGATCCTCGCCACCGGTATGTCGGGCGTACCCAACGTGCCCGTGTATCCGGGCGCCGAAGACTTCAAGGGCCAGCAGCATCACTCCAGCCGCCATCCCGGCGGCGACGCCTGGAAAGGCAAGCGCGCGGTCGTCATCGGCGCGAACAATTCGGCCCATGACATCTGCGCCGACCTGGTGGAAAACGGCACCGAAGTCACCATGGTGCAACGCTCCAGCACGCACATCGTACGCTCGGACAGCTTGATGGAACTGGTCTTCGGCGGACTCTATTCCGAAGACGCGCTGGAGTCAGGCTTGACCACGGACAAGGCCGACCTGCTGTTCGCCTCGATTCCGTACAAGGTCATGCCGCAGTTCCATCGGCCGATCTTTGACGCTATCAAAGAGCGCGACAAGGAATTCTACGAACGCCTGAGCCGGGCTGGTTTCATGCTCGACTTTGGCGACGACGAATCGGGCCTGTTTATGAAATACGTGCGCCGTGGCTCGGGTTATTACATCGACGTCGGCGCCTCGGAACTGATCGCCAATGGCACGATCAAGCTCAAAAGCGCCCCCGGCCTGGGCGTCGAGCGTATTGAGGCAGACGCCGTGTTGCTTACCGATGGCAGCCGGTTGCCGGCTGACCTGATCGTCTATGCCACGGGTTACGGCTCAATGAACGGCTGGGCGGCGAAACTGATCTCCCAGGAAGTCGCCGACAAGGTCGGTCGCTGCTGGGGCCTGGGTTCCGGCACCACCAACGACCCGGGTCCTTACGAGGGCGAACTGCGCAATATGTGGAAGCCGACCCAACAGCAAAACCTGTGGTTCCACGGCGGCAATCTGCATCAGTCACGGCACTATTCGCTTTATCTGGCGTTGCAGTTGAAAGCCCGTCTCGAAGGGCTCGACACTGACGTTTATCGCCTTGCAGAGCGGCATCATCTGGGCTGA
- a CDS encoding sigma-54-dependent Fis family transcriptional regulator: protein MKPASINAHARQVMQAVQGSVASHSAAADRAITRSWRRCLDQYQLDPASPRAPDVLEQARLREHRAPLEHIIAVAHWQMNSLHQQLGRDGHVVLLTDARGVAIDSVFNESERVEFQRSGLWLGSVWSEEHEGTNGVGTCLVERQHVTIRRDEHFRGKHVGLTCSASPIFDASGELLAVLNLSSVREENSLEQRFKAMALTNLSAKLIESCYFLGHEPQRYLLRFHPDAGFVGLLGEGLISFDESARICSVNEAALDLLGLAREQMVGQSLTMLLETPMEQLMSQASLQPNVCWPMRLVDGRLFYGQLREPIRPAPLTLAPAPNHHDERVCLEDPRLQRGFARALRVLERDVPVFLQGETGTGKEAFAAALHRASSRAGQPFVAINCAAIPETLIESELFGYRGGSFTGARKDGMVGKLEQAHGGILFLDEIGDMPLALQTRLLRVLEERQVVPLGSATARALDVRLISASHQDLQACVAEGRLREDLFYRIAGFTVELPPLRERSDKGRLLDLLLREEAAGAKVRLEAGVRARLLAQPWPGNVRQLRTCLRTLVALAVEGRVTLRDLEELLPASAPAEPAEDPLGISERQTLLRLMEAQHWHVARVAARLGISRNTLYRKLRQHGISRPG from the coding sequence ATGAAACCGGCCTCGATCAATGCCCATGCGCGCCAGGTGATGCAAGCCGTGCAGGGCAGCGTTGCCAGTCACAGTGCGGCGGCAGACAGGGCGATCACCCGCTCATGGCGGCGTTGCCTCGATCAATATCAGCTCGATCCCGCCAGCCCCCGCGCACCGGATGTGCTGGAACAGGCGCGCTTGCGCGAACACCGCGCGCCGCTGGAACACATCATTGCCGTGGCGCATTGGCAGATGAACAGCCTGCACCAGCAACTGGGGCGCGACGGCCATGTCGTGCTGCTCACCGATGCCCGGGGTGTGGCGATCGACAGTGTGTTCAACGAGTCCGAGCGCGTCGAATTCCAGCGCTCCGGGCTGTGGCTGGGCTCGGTCTGGAGCGAGGAGCATGAGGGCACCAACGGTGTCGGCACCTGCCTGGTCGAGCGCCAGCATGTGACCATCCGCCGTGATGAGCATTTTCGCGGCAAGCACGTTGGTCTGACCTGTTCGGCCAGCCCGATATTCGACGCAAGCGGTGAGTTGCTCGCGGTCCTCAACCTGTCTTCCGTACGCGAGGAAAACAGCCTTGAGCAACGCTTCAAAGCCATGGCGCTGACCAACCTGTCGGCCAAGCTGATCGAGAGCTGCTATTTCCTCGGGCACGAGCCGCAGCGCTATTTGCTGCGTTTTCATCCGGACGCCGGGTTTGTCGGGCTGTTGGGTGAAGGCCTTATCAGTTTCGATGAAAGCGCGCGCATCTGTTCGGTCAACGAGGCGGCGCTGGATCTGTTGGGCCTGGCCCGGGAGCAAATGGTCGGGCAGTCACTGACGATGCTCCTGGAAACCCCGATGGAGCAGCTCATGAGTCAGGCCAGCTTGCAGCCGAACGTCTGCTGGCCGATGCGGCTGGTCGACGGGCGCCTGTTCTACGGCCAGTTGCGCGAGCCGATTCGCCCGGCGCCGCTGACCCTGGCGCCTGCCCCCAATCACCACGACGAGCGCGTCTGTCTCGAAGACCCGCGTCTGCAACGCGGATTCGCTCGGGCGCTGCGTGTGCTGGAGCGCGATGTGCCGGTGTTTCTGCAGGGCGAAACCGGCACTGGCAAAGAGGCGTTCGCGGCGGCGCTGCACCGCGCCAGTTCCAGAGCTGGCCAGCCGTTTGTTGCGATCAACTGCGCGGCCATTCCCGAGACGCTGATCGAAAGCGAGTTGTTTGGCTATCGCGGTGGCAGTTTCACCGGTGCACGCAAGGACGGCATGGTCGGCAAACTGGAGCAGGCCCACGGCGGCATTCTGTTCCTCGATGAAATCGGTGATATGCCACTGGCGTTGCAGACGCGCCTGTTGCGCGTGCTCGAGGAGCGTCAGGTGGTGCCGCTCGGCAGTGCCACTGCGCGTGCGCTCGACGTCCGTCTGATCAGTGCCAGTCACCAGGATCTGCAGGCCTGCGTGGCCGAGGGGCGCTTGCGCGAAGACCTGTTTTATCGCATCGCCGGTTTCACCGTTGAGCTGCCGCCATTGCGTGAGCGCTCCGACAAGGGCCGTCTGCTCGACCTGCTGCTGCGTGAGGAAGCGGCAGGCGCCAAGGTGCGACTGGAGGCGGGTGTCAGGGCGCGTTTGCTGGCCCAGCCTTGGCCGGGCAACGTCCGGCAGTTGCGCACGTGTTTGCGCACCCTGGTGGCGCTGGCGGTGGAGGGGCGCGTCACGCTGCGCGACCTGGAAGAGCTGTTACCGGCGTCCGCGCCCGCCGAGCCGGCCGAAGACCCGCTGGGCATCAGCGAACGGCAGACATTGTTGCGCTTGATGGAGGCGCAACACTGGCATGTCGCCCGCGTTGCCGCGCGCCTGGGCATCAGTCGCAATACGCTCTATCGCAAACTGCGACAGCACGGGATTTCGCGACCGGGATGA
- a CDS encoding VOC family protein, giving the protein MDLKFSHVDVLVNDLEEACAYYAQILNARISKTLVWERGGLHVRYAIALIGEERFMLVQPLAGNLKTLLDASGEGMIYRHCYSTPDIEKAYDELIAAGVQPEDENGKPLARADLQSPSGTRIIWLPKRFGHFSIEILEHKTLEAFVAAAFS; this is encoded by the coding sequence ATGGATCTGAAGTTCAGTCACGTGGACGTACTGGTTAATGACTTGGAAGAAGCCTGTGCTTACTACGCACAGATACTGAATGCCAGGATCTCGAAAACCCTCGTTTGGGAGCGAGGCGGTCTGCACGTGCGCTACGCCATTGCGCTGATCGGTGAGGAGCGTTTCATGTTGGTACAGCCGCTGGCGGGCAATCTGAAGACCTTGTTGGACGCCTCGGGCGAAGGGATGATTTATCGCCATTGCTACTCGACGCCGGACATCGAGAAAGCCTACGACGAACTGATCGCCGCCGGTGTTCAGCCAGAAGACGAAAACGGCAAGCCACTGGCCCGCGCAGATCTGCAATCTCCGTCTGGCACACGCATTATCTGGTTGCCCAAGCGCTTCGGGCACTTCTCGATCGAAATCCTTGAACACAAGACGCTGGAGGCGTTCGTGGCAGCGGCATTTTCCTGA
- a CDS encoding DUF4142 domain-containing protein, protein MDGFNLRHLALAVALSAGMGSAFAATSNDFVDNAAASGIAEIETSRLALEKSQSADIKAFANQMITDHGKANDELAAIAKANDIEVPDTTTLTKQAKAKILDMRDESFDAAYANNQVMAHEETIKLFKEQANTVTDDKAKGATELKAFAQKMLPALEKHLSHAKELQAKHPSK, encoded by the coding sequence ATGGACGGATTCAATTTGCGTCATCTCGCTCTGGCTGTTGCACTGAGTGCTGGCATGGGCTCGGCCTTTGCTGCCACTTCCAACGACTTTGTCGATAACGCTGCCGCCAGCGGCATCGCTGAAATCGAGACCAGTCGCCTGGCCCTGGAAAAAAGCCAGTCGGCCGACATCAAGGCATTCGCCAACCAGATGATCACCGATCACGGCAAGGCCAACGATGAGCTGGCGGCGATTGCCAAGGCCAACGACATCGAAGTGCCGGACACCACCACGTTGACCAAGCAGGCCAAGGCCAAGATTCTCGACATGCGCGACGAATCGTTCGATGCGGCCTACGCCAACAACCAGGTCATGGCCCACGAAGAAACCATCAAGCTGTTCAAGGAACAAGCCAATACCGTGACCGATGACAAGGCCAAAGGCGCTACGGAACTGAAAGCATTTGCGCAGAAAATGCTGCCGGCGCTGGAAAAACACCTCAGTCACGCCAAAGAACTGCAAGCTAAACACCCGAGCAAGTAA
- a CDS encoding SMP-30/gluconolactonase/LRE family protein, translated as MRLRHGLWLLLVLVGGFLLLMPTRVEPVAWTPPPAPSLTAGLYAENQRLKGVAKIGPSDIDGPEALLLEDDYLITGLHDGRLIRSSLDGSQRKVLADTGGRPLGLARHPSGLLVIADAVKGLLSLDAQGRVIALTTEANGLAFGFTDDVVIDKSGHYAYFSDASSRWGYGHDGEAIIEHGGDGRLLRYDFQTGKTSLLLDKLEFANGVTLGPDEAYVLVNETGAYRISRYWLKGPKAGTHDLFIENLPGLPDNLSFNGSDRFWVALYAPRNALLDGTAGHPFVRKMIVRSLTVLPKPVEKRGFVLGLDVDGKVIANLQDASSGNYSPITTVREYGQWLYFGSLKATHMGRLALDAALK; from the coding sequence GTGAGACTACGTCATGGGCTGTGGTTGCTGCTCGTCCTGGTCGGCGGATTTTTATTGTTGATGCCCACCCGCGTCGAACCGGTGGCCTGGACACCGCCACCGGCGCCTTCGCTGACAGCCGGGCTTTACGCCGAGAACCAGCGCCTCAAAGGTGTGGCGAAAATCGGGCCGAGCGACATCGACGGCCCCGAGGCGTTGTTGCTGGAGGACGACTATCTGATCACTGGCCTGCATGACGGCCGGCTGATCCGCAGCAGCCTCGATGGCAGCCAGCGCAAGGTGCTGGCCGACACCGGCGGCAGGCCTCTGGGGCTGGCCCGCCATCCCAGCGGTTTGCTGGTGATTGCCGACGCGGTCAAGGGCTTGCTGTCCCTCGACGCCCAGGGACGGGTGATTGCCTTGACCACCGAGGCCAATGGCTTGGCGTTCGGTTTTACCGATGATGTAGTGATCGACAAGTCAGGGCATTACGCCTACTTCAGCGACGCCTCGAGTCGCTGGGGCTATGGCCATGACGGTGAGGCGATCATCGAGCATGGCGGTGACGGACGCCTGCTGCGCTACGACTTTCAGACCGGTAAAACCAGCCTGTTGCTGGACAAACTGGAGTTCGCCAACGGCGTGACCCTCGGCCCGGACGAGGCCTACGTGCTGGTCAATGAAACCGGGGCTTACCGCATCAGCCGCTACTGGCTGAAGGGCCCCAAGGCCGGCACGCACGACTTGTTCATCGAGAACCTGCCGGGACTGCCGGATAACCTGTCGTTCAATGGCAGCGACCGGTTCTGGGTGGCCTTGTATGCGCCACGCAACGCCCTGCTCGACGGCACCGCCGGGCACCCGTTTGTGCGCAAGATGATTGTCCGGTCGCTCACGGTGCTGCCAAAACCGGTGGAGAAGCGCGGGTTTGTGCTGGGGCTGGATGTGGACGGCAAGGTGATTGCCAATCTGCAGGACGCCAGCAGCGGAAATTACTCGCCGATCACCACGGTGCGCGAGTATGGGCAGTGGTTGTATTTCGGTTCGCTGAAGGCGACACACATGGGGCGGTTGGCGCTGGACGCGGCGTTGAAGTGA
- a CDS encoding sterol desaturase/SRPBCC family protein has product MRQTTEAFRSRYRAAIHPLYNPWLHGAFVLLFGVLAIGAFWSTVQQVSWQQWLTVPLTLLLFNFGVYMVHRHLGHHKKPFARMFYARHAGDHHSFFTPGHMAYDSARDWRVILFPAWLIVLHTLLITLPLWWLLAQINANVAGLFGGCMVLGYLTYEVFHACEHLPAGHPLARLPWIRQMRHLHALHHRRECMQVRNFNIVLPLMDTLFGTLYREPEPAPLSASTMPMTRLQHSIDITGEPVAVLAYAASASRWPQWHPSSLKISGPQGPLHAGACFEEDIHAGGRAGHLRWEVTEYLPGRRWCALAQGDQGLSLRLTYECSAEGDGTRFVRTLEYRFDGLIMRIANRLLLKRRIERESAASLLALRDRAAQDIASARASA; this is encoded by the coding sequence GTGAGGCAAACCACCGAGGCATTCCGCAGCCGTTACCGGGCCGCCATTCATCCGCTGTATAACCCGTGGCTGCACGGTGCTTTTGTGCTGCTGTTCGGCGTGCTGGCCATCGGCGCTTTCTGGAGTACCGTGCAACAGGTCAGTTGGCAGCAATGGCTGACCGTCCCGCTGACGTTGCTGTTGTTCAATTTCGGCGTGTACATGGTTCATCGTCATCTCGGCCACCATAAAAAGCCCTTTGCCAGGATGTTCTATGCCCGGCATGCCGGCGATCATCACAGCTTTTTCACCCCCGGCCACATGGCCTACGACAGCGCCCGTGACTGGCGGGTGATCCTGTTTCCGGCGTGGCTTATCGTGCTGCATACGTTGCTCATCACGCTGCCGCTGTGGTGGTTGCTCGCACAGATCAACGCCAACGTTGCCGGGCTGTTCGGCGGCTGCATGGTGCTCGGCTATCTGACGTACGAGGTGTTTCACGCCTGTGAACACCTGCCGGCGGGCCATCCGCTGGCGCGTTTGCCGTGGATCCGCCAGATGCGCCACTTGCACGCACTGCACCACCGCCGCGAGTGCATGCAGGTGCGCAATTTCAATATTGTCCTGCCGTTGATGGACACCCTGTTCGGCACCCTTTACCGGGAGCCGGAACCCGCCCCTTTGAGCGCTTCGACAATGCCCATGACCCGCCTGCAGCACTCGATCGATATCACTGGCGAACCCGTTGCCGTACTCGCCTATGCCGCCAGCGCCAGCCGTTGGCCGCAGTGGCATCCGTCGTCGTTGAAGATCTCCGGCCCGCAGGGTCCGCTGCATGCCGGCGCATGTTTTGAAGAGGACATCCATGCCGGCGGACGTGCCGGGCATTTGCGCTGGGAAGTCACGGAATATTTGCCGGGCCGACGCTGGTGTGCGCTTGCGCAAGGCGATCAGGGGCTGTCGTTGCGGCTGACTTACGAGTGTTCGGCTGAAGGTGACGGCACGCGTTTTGTGCGCACGCTGGAGTATCGCTTTGACGGCCTCATCATGCGCATCGCCAATCGCCTGCTGCTCAAACGGCGCATCGAACGTGAGTCTGCCGCCTCGCTGCTGGCGTTGCGCGACAGGGCTGCGCAGGACATCGCGTCGGCGAGGGCCAGCGCGTGA
- a CDS encoding LysR family transcriptional regulator, producing MDIDLARTFLEIVRHGSLAAAAQKLFVTQTAITARVQKLESQLGSTLFVRNRAGARLTPNGEAFVVYANQLVQTWEAARRDLPLPEGYHNVLHIGGEVSLCNPLMLSWAAELREHIPSHALRMEIRDGENLLRQLELGVLDAALVYQPEYWPGLQVEQVLEEKLILVRAPERPDPYVYIDWGPDFRRQHDAALPEKAKAALSFNLGPLALQYILEHGGSGYFRTRVVRTYLENGALEIVTKAPEFGYPTYLVYSRDRDSTTLQHAFDLLREVIRTDDDWSQRWNPLS from the coding sequence ATGGACATCGATCTCGCCCGCACTTTTCTGGAAATCGTTCGTCACGGCAGCCTCGCCGCGGCGGCGCAGAAGCTGTTCGTCACGCAAACGGCGATCACCGCCCGGGTGCAGAAACTCGAAAGCCAGTTGGGCAGCACGCTGTTCGTGCGTAACCGCGCCGGGGCCAGGCTGACGCCCAACGGCGAAGCCTTCGTGGTCTACGCCAATCAACTGGTGCAGACCTGGGAGGCCGCTCGCCGCGATCTGCCGCTGCCGGAGGGCTATCACAACGTGCTGCACATCGGCGGCGAGGTCAGCTTGTGCAATCCACTGATGCTCAGTTGGGCCGCCGAACTGCGCGAGCACATTCCCAGCCATGCCCTGCGCATGGAAATCCGCGACGGCGAGAACCTGCTGCGCCAACTGGAGCTGGGCGTGCTCGACGCCGCGCTGGTCTATCAGCCGGAGTATTGGCCGGGCCTGCAGGTCGAGCAGGTGCTGGAGGAAAAACTGATTCTGGTGCGCGCGCCCGAGCGGCCCGATCCCTATGTCTATATCGATTGGGGCCCTGATTTCCGCCGTCAGCACGATGCCGCCCTGCCAGAAAAAGCCAAGGCTGCGCTGAGTTTCAACCTCGGCCCGCTGGCCCTGCAATACATCCTCGAACACGGCGGCAGCGGCTACTTTCGTACCCGTGTGGTGCGCACTTATCTGGAAAACGGTGCGCTGGAGATCGTGACCAAGGCGCCGGAGTTCGGCTATCCGACCTATCTCGTGTACTCCCGCGATCGCGACTCGACGACCCTGCAACACGCGTTCGATCTGCTGCGCGAAGTGATTCGCACCGATGACGACTGGTCGCAGCGCTGGAACCCGTTGAGCTGA
- a CDS encoding enoyl-CoA hydratase-related protein, with product MRALNIILLSSAFNGLTQRAWLELRQAGHSPSVVVFTDEDAVCEQIEHSGADLVICPFLKDRVPQALWRNRQRPVVIIHPGIVGDRGASALDWAITHELSRWGVTALQAVEEMDAGPVWATCEFNLPTGLRKSELYNGRVSDAAMVCVREVVEKFVEGYVPVELDYADPNVRGRLQANMKQADRSFSWHDCATFIKRCIDAADGQPGVLASLAGGQYYLFDAHLDARSGVPGELLALRDDAVLVATGDQSLWIGSLRRKPQPGEETFKQPARHVLAGQLADVPVLDAAFATQAFSTEAYQPLRYRECGHVGELTFEFYNGAMSTEQCQRMVAALRWAKARDTQVLLIKGGRGSFSNGVHLNVIQAAQDPGAEAWANIQAIDDVCEELLSARQLVVSGVTGNAGAGGVMLALAADIVFARAGIVLNPHYKSMGLYGSEFWTYSLPRAVGPAMAEQLTQACLPVSASEAWQLGMVQEIGPRCPDEFALWLLQRANSVLSDPTYAAVRERKSQVDHALIRQCREAELRQMQQDMCFNRHGFAEKCRHFVYKRKACGTPARLVEAWAQSGEVEVTESPVQA from the coding sequence ATGCGAGCACTCAATATCATTCTGCTGTCCTCTGCGTTCAACGGCTTGACCCAGCGTGCCTGGCTGGAGCTGCGTCAGGCCGGGCACTCCCCCAGCGTCGTGGTGTTTACCGACGAAGACGCCGTGTGCGAACAGATCGAACACAGCGGCGCCGATCTGGTGATTTGCCCGTTTCTCAAGGACCGCGTGCCGCAAGCACTGTGGCGCAACCGCCAGCGGCCGGTGGTGATCATTCACCCGGGCATCGTCGGCGACCGTGGCGCCAGCGCGCTGGACTGGGCGATTACCCACGAGTTGTCGCGCTGGGGCGTTACCGCTCTGCAAGCCGTGGAAGAGATGGATGCCGGCCCGGTGTGGGCCACCTGTGAGTTCAATCTGCCGACGGGCCTGCGCAAATCCGAGCTGTACAACGGCCGGGTCAGCGACGCGGCGATGGTGTGCGTTCGCGAAGTGGTTGAAAAATTCGTCGAAGGCTATGTGCCGGTTGAACTGGACTATGCCGATCCGAACGTCCGCGGCCGTTTGCAGGCGAACATGAAACAGGCCGATCGCAGCTTCAGCTGGCACGATTGCGCGACCTTTATCAAACGCTGCATCGACGCGGCGGACGGACAGCCCGGCGTGCTGGCCAGCCTGGCGGGCGGTCAGTATTACCTGTTTGATGCGCACCTTGACGCGCGCAGCGGCGTGCCGGGCGAACTGCTCGCGTTGCGTGACGATGCGGTGCTGGTGGCGACCGGCGATCAGAGCCTGTGGATCGGCTCGCTGCGGCGCAAACCGCAACCCGGCGAAGAAACCTTCAAGCAACCGGCGCGGCATGTGCTCGCCGGGCAGTTGGCGGATGTCCCGGTGCTGGACGCGGCGTTTGCCACTCAGGCGTTCAGCACCGAAGCCTATCAACCGCTGCGGTATCGCGAGTGCGGACACGTCGGCGAGCTGACGTTCGAGTTCTATAACGGCGCCATGAGCACCGAGCAGTGCCAGCGCATGGTCGCTGCGCTGCGTTGGGCCAAGGCCCGCGACACCCAAGTGCTGCTGATCAAGGGTGGCCGTGGCAGTTTTTCCAACGGCGTGCACCTGAATGTGATTCAGGCCGCACAGGATCCGGGCGCTGAAGCCTGGGCGAACATTCAGGCCATCGACGATGTCTGCGAGGAGCTGCTCAGTGCCCGGCAACTGGTGGTCAGCGGCGTGACGGGCAATGCCGGCGCCGGTGGCGTGATGCTTGCGCTGGCCGCCGACATCGTGTTTGCCCGCGCCGGGATCGTGCTTAACCCGCACTACAAGAGCATGGGTCTGTACGGCTCGGAATTCTGGACCTACAGCCTGCCCCGTGCGGTCGGCCCGGCGATGGCCGAACAACTGACCCAGGCCTGTCTGCCGGTGAGCGCCAGCGAGGCCTGGCAATTGGGCATGGTTCAGGAAATCGGCCCGCGCTGCCCGGACGAATTTGCACTGTGGTTGCTGCAGCGGGCCAACAGCGTGCTGAGCGACCCGACGTACGCGGCGGTGCGTGAGCGCAAGTCGCAGGTTGATCACGCGCTGATCCGCCAATGCCGCGAGGCCGAGTTGCGGCAGATGCAGCAGGACATGTGCTTTAACCGCCACGGGTTCGCCGAAAAGTGCCGCCACTTCGTGTACAAGCGCAAAGCTTGCGGCACACCGGCGCGGTTGGTCGAAGCATGGGCGCAGTCGGGTGAAGTGGAAGTGACCGAGTCTCCCGTGCAGGCGTGA
- a CDS encoding MbcA/ParS/Xre antitoxin family protein: MPTAKAPRLTGLKRLEGKPLELLLRGQDTGDDPMLILRCTSEGFELHDVVNMLATCELYQQGDLVKRITGKSVRTVRRLLKEAIPVRLDTQQSIIAYQYASALELANEVFGRQAKAESWLQQRSTYFYDHVPLDLVGHALGFRMVEEYLNQIKYGVYQ; the protein is encoded by the coding sequence ATGCCCACCGCCAAAGCGCCCCGGCTAACGGGATTGAAGAGGCTCGAAGGCAAGCCTCTGGAGTTGTTACTGCGCGGGCAGGACACGGGCGATGACCCGATGCTCATTCTCCGCTGCACGAGCGAAGGGTTTGAGCTGCACGACGTCGTCAACATGCTCGCCACCTGCGAACTCTATCAGCAAGGCGATCTGGTCAAGCGTATCACCGGCAAGTCTGTCAGAACGGTGCGGCGCCTGCTCAAGGAAGCCATACCGGTGCGTCTGGACACGCAGCAAAGCATCATCGCCTACCAATACGCCTCGGCTCTGGAACTGGCCAATGAAGTGTTTGGACGTCAGGCGAAGGCCGAATCCTGGCTACAACAACGCTCGACCTACTTCTATGATCACGTGCCGCTCGATCTGGTTGGACATGCATTGGGATTCAGGATGGTGGAGGAGTATCTGAACCAGATCAAATACGGGGTTTATCAATGA
- a CDS encoding RES family NAD+ phosphorylase, whose product MNPLPWDDRWYAWRLDREVYSDTWSSGLGSKRDGGRWNTPGRRVVYASVDPSTAILEVAAHGSFDALDQEPYVLTCFEIIHEASVRIVQPEDVPNPHWLNPIRASPNQRKFADALLAEHPFILVPSVATRHSWNLLVSCDLAEGQFRMVSQERFGLDTRLLQEV is encoded by the coding sequence ATGAATCCCTTGCCGTGGGATGATCGCTGGTACGCCTGGCGACTGGATCGCGAGGTGTACAGCGATACCTGGAGCAGCGGCCTGGGTTCGAAACGGGACGGCGGCCGATGGAATACACCCGGACGCAGAGTCGTTTACGCGTCAGTCGATCCATCCACGGCCATTTTGGAGGTGGCCGCCCATGGCAGTTTCGATGCGCTCGATCAGGAACCCTATGTGTTGACCTGTTTTGAAATCATCCATGAAGCCAGCGTCAGAATTGTCCAACCGGAAGACGTGCCCAATCCGCATTGGCTCAACCCGATAAGAGCGTCACCCAACCAGCGAAAGTTTGCCGACGCGTTGTTGGCTGAGCACCCATTCATACTGGTGCCCTCGGTGGCAACCAGACACTCCTGGAATCTGCTGGTGAGTTGCGACCTGGCGGAAGGTCAGTTCCGAATGGTTTCGCAAGAACGATTTGGACTGGACACGCGGTTATTGCAAGAGGTCTGA